Proteins encoded by one window of Verrucomicrobiota bacterium:
- a CDS encoding prepilin-type N-terminal cleavage/methylation domain-containing protein, whose amino-acid sequence MLRSNRGLTLVELMLVVFIIGMLGAAAAGSHMRARERSQQVLCLQYRQAIEAAEERYVLGEGLHSPALADLEAKGYLALFETCPAGGSYAWEEQDPDSALYRTALVCSIHGTTDDPQGGGQAAGRQRQNLRQYRPGPNPPRHPDHDSGVSRQR is encoded by the coding sequence ATGCTCCGCAGTAATCGAGGCCTGACACTCGTCGAGCTCATGCTCGTCGTCTTCATCATCGGCATGCTGGGTGCTGCTGCCGCCGGCTCGCACATGCGCGCGCGCGAGCGCAGCCAACAGGTGCTTTGCCTCCAGTATCGTCAGGCGATCGAGGCCGCCGAAGAACGCTACGTCCTCGGCGAGGGCCTGCATTCACCCGCTCTGGCGGATCTCGAAGCGAAAGGCTACCTCGCCCTGTTCGAGACCTGCCCCGCCGGAGGCTCCTACGCTTGGGAAGAGCAAGACCCCGACAGCGCCCTGTACCGCACGGCGCTCGTCTGCTCCATCCACGGCACCACAGACGATCCCCAAGGCGGTGGCCAAGCAGCAGGCCGCCAGCGGCAGAACTTGCGGCAATACCGTCCCGGGCCTAATCCGCCTCGGCACCCAGACCACGACTCAGGCGTCTCACGACAAAGATGA
- a CDS encoding type II/IV secretion system protein has translation MTAGLQRIDRRLIDMGLISEDQIDEARLSSKGSKRPILDELIELGYLGDDDLISVFLSADPSLAVADLRAVSVDQSLLCRVPYALTQRHSALPIEVRDGELVVAMTNPWDLMATDDLSLAAGEPVRPVLAKRSDLIEAIERFYCVDGSVYDLCKHMQADDAIEVTPAGEIDSRTVAKLETSAGDAPVVRLVNLIIADGLKQNASDIHIEPTSEKLIVRYRIDGVLRTVLELPSRLTPAVTSRIKILAGMDIAERRKPQDGRIKVRRAGQEVDVRVSVIPVFTGEKAVLRLLTFAGTGLSLEKIGFGPDELSFYREMLLRPQGMLLVTGPTGSGKTSTIYASLLALNDGIRNITTVEDPVEYQLDGINQIQINEAAGVTFGSALRSILRQDPNVIFVGEIRDAETAEIAFRSAQTGHLVISTLHTNSAAAAYTRLLDIGIEPFLISSSLLGIVAQRLVRRLCPQCKAPYEAGPHELQRLGETVPPGTTVYRALGCAACSYSGYHGRMPVFEILPVTDQVKQLISLNRPETLLADVALEAGMKPLSTRAAELVLEGLTSAEEAAALCPAEIRRPAVSATFAAPAYDPNPAPKIAAPTVLIVDDDPAIRLLFRRTFGRDPIEIHEAEDGEQGLRLAHQLKPNLIILDVMMPVMDGIEACRRLKSSVEMANIPVILATARTGDEDEVEGLRAGADDYLVKPLRPEKLRLHVLKHLGRRYPALRVT, from the coding sequence ATGACAGCCGGGTTGCAGCGGATTGACAGGCGCCTGATTGACATGGGCCTTATCAGCGAGGATCAGATCGACGAGGCTCGCCTGTCATCCAAGGGCAGCAAGCGTCCCATCCTCGATGAACTCATCGAACTCGGCTACCTGGGCGACGACGATCTGATCTCCGTGTTCCTGTCGGCCGACCCCAGTCTCGCCGTCGCCGACCTTCGCGCGGTGTCTGTCGATCAGTCGCTGCTGTGTCGCGTTCCGTATGCGCTCACGCAGCGCCACTCGGCGCTGCCGATCGAGGTGCGCGACGGCGAACTTGTGGTGGCGATGACCAACCCGTGGGATCTGATGGCCACCGACGACCTGTCGCTGGCCGCCGGCGAGCCCGTGCGCCCCGTGCTGGCCAAACGTTCCGACCTGATCGAGGCCATCGAGCGCTTCTACTGCGTTGACGGATCGGTCTATGACCTGTGCAAGCACATGCAGGCCGATGATGCGATCGAGGTGACGCCCGCTGGTGAGATCGACAGCCGCACCGTGGCCAAGCTCGAGACGTCCGCCGGCGATGCGCCCGTGGTCCGCCTCGTCAACCTCATCATCGCCGATGGGCTCAAGCAAAACGCCTCCGACATCCACATCGAGCCGACCAGCGAGAAACTCATCGTGCGCTACCGCATCGACGGCGTGCTGCGCACCGTGCTCGAACTGCCGTCGCGGCTTACCCCGGCGGTCACCTCGCGCATCAAGATCCTGGCGGGCATGGACATCGCCGAGCGCCGCAAGCCCCAGGACGGCCGCATCAAGGTGCGCCGCGCCGGTCAGGAAGTCGACGTGCGCGTCTCGGTCATCCCGGTTTTCACGGGCGAGAAAGCCGTGCTGCGGCTGCTCACGTTCGCCGGCACCGGGTTGTCGCTCGAGAAAATCGGCTTCGGGCCCGACGAGCTGAGCTTCTACCGCGAGATGCTGCTCCGGCCCCAGGGTATGCTGCTCGTGACCGGGCCGACCGGCTCGGGCAAGACGTCGACGATCTACGCCTCGCTCCTGGCGCTCAACGACGGCATTCGCAATATCACCACCGTCGAGGATCCGGTCGAATACCAGCTCGATGGGATCAACCAGATCCAGATCAACGAGGCGGCCGGGGTCACGTTCGGCTCGGCGCTGCGCTCGATTCTACGCCAGGATCCCAACGTGATCTTCGTCGGCGAGATTCGCGACGCCGAGACCGCCGAGATCGCCTTCCGCTCGGCGCAGACAGGCCACTTGGTCATCAGCACGCTGCACACCAACAGCGCGGCGGCGGCTTATACGCGCCTGCTCGACATCGGCATCGAGCCGTTTCTGATCTCGTCGTCACTGCTCGGCATCGTGGCCCAGCGGCTCGTGCGCCGCCTCTGCCCCCAGTGCAAGGCGCCCTACGAGGCGGGGCCGCACGAGCTGCAGCGTCTCGGCGAGACGGTGCCGCCGGGCACCACCGTGTATCGCGCCCTCGGATGCGCCGCGTGCAGCTACTCGGGCTATCACGGCCGGATGCCCGTCTTCGAGATCCTGCCGGTCACCGATCAGGTCAAGCAGCTTATCAGCCTGAACCGCCCTGAAACGCTGCTCGCGGACGTGGCCCTCGAGGCCGGCATGAAGCCGCTCTCAACGCGCGCCGCCGAGCTCGTGCTCGAAGGCCTGACCTCAGCCGAGGAGGCAGCGGCCCTCTGCCCGGCCGAGATCCGGCGCCCCGCGGTCTCGGCGACATTCGCCGCGCCGGCCTACGACCCCAACCCGGCGCCCAAGATCGCCGCGCCCACGGTCCTCATCGTCGATGACGATCCGGCCATCCGGCTGCTGTTCCGCCGAACTTTTGGCAGAGATCCGATCGAGATCCACGAGGCCGAAGACGGCGAACAGGGCCTGCGGCTGGCCCATCAGCTCAAGCCGAACCTGATCATCCTCGACGTGATGATGCCGGTCATGGACGGCATCGAGGCGTGCCGCCGGCTCAAGAGCAGCGTCGAGATGGCCAACATCCCCGTCATTCTGGCCACGGCCAGAACCGGCGACGAGGACGAGGTCGAGGGCCTGCGCGCCGGGGCCGACGACTACCTGGTCAAGCCGCTTAGGCCCGAGAAGCTCCGGCTCCACGTGCTCAAGCACTTGGGCAGGAGGTACCCGGCGCTTCGCGTTACCTAG